The DNA sequence CACTCTGCTAACCCAAGTGACTCCCTCTGAGAGTGCAAGTTTTCTGAGGGCATGACGGTCTTCCTTGGTCACTGCGCCAACCTCAGTGCTtagcacagggtctggcacagGCAGGGTCGGCCTCAAATATTGATGAGTAAATGATAGAAACCACGCCCAAAATGGACTTGAGGAAACCAACTGGATTAAATCCACCTgactggaagggagaggaggactaCTCCTTAGCTCTGCATCCTCTCCTCCCGTGTGTCCCTGAATTGGAGCTACTGCTTTGTATTTGTCTTGGGTTTTAATTCTATAGAGATATCCTTGCAGTACCTCCTTGCAGCCACAGGGGGGAGAACACAGCTGTCCCAGGGCCAACACTCAATCCTTCCTGCTGACTGACAGCTAGCTTCCCTGAGTGTAGGTGAGATTTCAGAAACAGCTGGAGCCAGTCCCTGAGGGATTAAGGGAGAAGCTGAGGTGGTCAACATCGCTGAAAGCATCCCTTTAaaggattccagcaacagagaggaatcgacaggactactccagccatgaagacagaagagaagcagtccagagacggaagacgctgatgtggccttcccatactagcagttagcagctgtgcatcactgcaggtttcccaggaccaaaccagagagagtcggacctgcatcaccaccatttgtccaccatccagaactgtaatgtcagtgctgacatgtacacataaggaactggtggacattgaaattgggtctcagaagaactgttggcccagaaagaaactcactacagactgattcatttgcctgtcaccataaccattattgcttgtctcattttcagttcttaaaagtgtatttctaatagcacatgatctcactcatctaggggaaataatgaacaacatagactgatgaacaagaacagacccagaaacaaggaggcatggatcagactgtcgggcctcagagggagggtaaggaagggtgggggtaaaggggagagatcaaccaaaggacttgtgtgcaagcatatgagcctaaccagcggttaaggacaacaggggggtgggggcatgtgtggggaggggtgtgggatgggaatggggggatgaggacaaatatgtgataccttaatcaataaagaaattaaaaaaaaaagtttaaagtacCATCTGAAGCAGGCAAAGGACCTCTTGTGTAAGGACTTTAACAAAAGGGCAGGCCACCCCTTTCTCCTGTCTGGACCTCTGAAGCAACTTTCCTATGTTCTTTCCTATTTTCCCTATAATCCATTCTCTCGTGACAGCCAGGAAAGACCCCCTGCTCAGAATTCCCTGCAAGCTTTTCATTAGCCCTACAATTGAATCCCAACTCCTCAGCAAGGCTTGGGGTGACCTggctctggcctccctctccagTGTCCTTATGGACCTCCTGGGAAAGGCCCTTGGGGAACACTGCTGTTATCTGGCTCTGGAACCCGGGATCTTCAGAAGCTTGGAGCTTTAGATCTAAATTCACATGGCCTTCCCCAAGCCAGCTCAGCCAAGGATACATATATGATCACTATCATTTTAACTTACTCACCAgaatttgtcattctctgacatTATCTTGTTTCCTAATTTTTTGTTAGATTATGATCTGTTTCCTCCACCAGAAATAGGCTCCACAGGACAGGCATCACGTCCATCTTCAATTCCTAGCACCAAGAGCCTAAGtggctgctcaataaatatttatgaactaGAGGGATCAGAATTAAGTTGGACCAGTCCAGGAAGTGTTTCTGAAAGATGTTTAAGCAAAGGATACAcaggagcagagggtggggaaaAACTAGACCTGCTGGGCAAAGTGGCTGCTTTCTTGGGCATGATAATAACACtggcagagggagaaaaggatGGGACAGGGATGCCTCCCAATACACCGCATACCCCAATACCCTTACCCAGGCCCCCTTTCTCTCCAAGGCTTATCATCTGGGTGTTCACCAAGGCCCTGAGGCCCCAGGGTGCATCCCTTCAAAGCCCCCATTCGTTCCCTgaacccaggaggccagctccCAGCTCCTAGGTGTGTCTGTAATGTAGCAATCAGGGCTCGGTCTCACCTCCTACCCACACTCAAGTTCTGGCAGATCTGAAGTAGGGTGGGGGCTGGCGTGTGGGAAAACAGAGGTTTACTGGTATGCTCAGAGAGGGAGCTAGGAGATAAACCAGTCTTGGAAATGGGTTGGTGCAGAGCCAGCTGTGGCTCTGCCTGACCATGAATCCGATGTGATGTATCCAAAGCAATGGTAAACCCTAGGCCCATTATCCTGCCAGCCATTACCTGAACTGCTGGGACCCTCTCTCAGTGAGAATCCCCCCATCTGCTTGATCACTGGACACAGGACATTCAGGAAACAAACTCACTGAGGCAGTATAGATGGGGGAATGGCAAGGAGCTTGGAGAGAGACATTAGTTAGCACTTACAGCATAAGTCACGTAAGCCAAACTTGTCCGTCAGGAAGGTACCAAATTGAAACAAGTTGTAAGTCTAGCACATCCAGTTTTTTTCTCCAGCACAAGAACAGAATTTCTTGGGTTGTGCACATGAAGTAGCTAGCTTGTGTTTAGAGACATTATTAAAAAGTACCTATCTTTAAACACTAGAACTTTAAACACTAGAACAAAACTAGAAATATCATTAAATACATACTGGGTGTGGCAAGATGCACATACCGTGTGAGGCATCTGGAAACTGAGGCAATTGCAGGCTCATTCTGGGGCTAATCTCTTAgttctctgttttcattttgcCAGGAGTTTACAGTTGGATTTATTGAAATTAATACACATGTGCTCAGAGCTGCCACCTATGGCTGTGCAGGCTGCACACCACAAAGGACACCTGGTCGAGTGGGCTAGTGGGGACTAAATGCAGCCTGTCCCCAGCTCGCAGGGCATGGGTCTAATCACACAAGGTGGTATGTGGGCTGGCCACGGCCCTTTCTAGGACACTACTCCACAACATAGCAAAAAGCCAATACAGGTGTAGGCTCTGGAATCCTGGGGTTTGAACACGGGCCTTGCCACactgtctgtgtgaccttgggtaaattacttaatctctatATGCTGTGGTTTCCCTACCTAAAGAATTTGGATAATTATAGTGCCTCCCTCACCGAATCACTGTGACATTTCAATGAGATCATGCATTTAGAGCACTTGGCGCAAGTAAGATATCAATAAATTGGCTAACATTATTATTAGTAGCACTAGTATTAGGTGGAGAGGAAAATGGTGGGGAAGTCAATTTGTTGCTAAAGAACTCCAGAGCCAAATAGATAATGGCGTTTGGAGGTGTTTGGATCACCTGTTGCTTTAGATGCCAAAGTGTTCCTACAATAGCATATCTAAGTGGAGTTGATTTTACAACAGCAGTTCTCTTCTGTTGattctttattccttttactCCTGGAGTTGACTTTATGCTGACAGAATGGCGCTTAATGAGCTCCTCCAGTCACTGTTAATTAATTAGTAAGAATTCATTACACGTAAAAACTTGTGTCCTCCAGAAAACTTCTTGGGGAGGTGCTCCACCCACTGCAGTCATTTTCTCACCTGTCCCCTCCAGGAGCACCAACTGTACACTGCATCCACTGTCACAGGTCATCTGTGCTTAGTGAGTGTCCCTGAAGGATTGTCTACTCAGGTAGCTCTATGAAAACAGAGGAGGCTTCCTAAGGCTAAAGAGGGATAGGATGTCAGGGATTGAAGTGTGCGGCAGCATGAGAGTTGAACTGAAGTGCTTCTGGGGTTCATAAACATTGTTCATGAATGACTGTAGCCCTCCCACTCCAGGCCTGCCACCTGTGTGCATTGCATCAGGTTGGGGAAAGAGGCCCACTCTTAAATAAGGTCTTGCTGTGTCCTGGTagcactagtccatgttccagcaCCTCCCTATTACACCAGGAACTGGTTGGGCCACCTGAACCTCATTGTGGAGGAGGTTGTTTGATTGGGATGTTTTGTCACTTTGAGGTGATCAACTCCTAAACTGGGGGAGGGATGTAGGGGGTGGGATAAGTCAATGGAATGGAGTAGGCACTCAAAGTTCAGGACCTAGGTCCCATCTCCAACTGATTAGCTCTAAGACCTGTTTTGCATTTTTTCCTCTATTCCTTGTCTTAGGGCAAAACAGTAATCTCTCTGAAGACCCAAGAGTAAAAGATGAGCAGTTGGATAATGGGAGGGGTCCATCCCCAAAGGAGGAAAGTCTACAACTTGGTGGAAGGATGCTTGAATTCTAACATATCCAATCTAACAAATGTGTTGGCTCCACCTATACTCTGTGTAAGGTGCCGTGTTTGAGGGACATAAAGGTGATTAAGATATAGTTCCTGACCTCCAGGAACTTAATATTCTAAGAGGGAAATAAGAGAAGATCATACGCTACTCTAGGTGCAATGTCAGAGAGATACAACTGAACTGTTATGGCAATTCTGAGAAAGGCAAAATGTGtgaggaaggcaggtgagggacGATGGGAGTAATCAGGGAAGCTTCATCCAAGATGGCTGTTGGATTCTGAGAATTGGAGATGAGAGAAGGGCATTTTAGGAATAAGGAGCAGCATGGGAGGATActtggaggaggaaaaagaagagtaTATTTGGTATGAAGTCCAGTTTGGCCATAATGTAAGAAACATGCAAAGGCAGtataagaagaaagaggaaaggcaGATTGAGACCAGAACATGAAATATCTTCAATGCCAGTCTAAGGAGTTTAGACAAAACTGGGCAGGGTGGAAAAAAGCCTGAATGAAATGCGAGGAATGAAGGATGTAAGGAAAAGAGACAGACAAAAGGAGAGGTGCTTGGGTGCCACTGCCAATCCCTTGGAAGGACAGGTCCAACTTGTCTCCATCCCAGCTCCATTTGCATGAAGAACCTCCTTGCCATCTCACCTTCCTATTGCCTAGGGCAGAATGTGAATTGAGAAATCCAAGGTAAGTGGGGGACAGTCCATACCTTCCCTCCCAGAGCCCCAGGGGTGAGTGACAGGATCTGGGGGTGAgtcagtggggtgggggccccATTTCTGCTCACATCTGCCTCCCTGGGAATATAAAGAGCAAGCAGGGAGGCCCCGCCTCAGAGCACCCTAAACTTGCCACCATGAGGATCCCAGTTCTTCCTGCTGtggttcttctctctcttttggcGCTCCACTCTGCTCAGGGGGCTACCCTGGGTAGGTCTGAGGTGAGCACATCACCTGGGTTCTCTTTTTCTTATGCCTATTCCCTCACTTACTCTTCAGTTTCTTTACTTTCTGTCCATTACTAGATAAGTGGTTCTTATTTTTGAATATTATCAGGGGCTGGACGAGAAGCTTGGGCtctgaggaagggaagaaaggaggaaggaagcaaaGCATTCCTGGGGAGACCTGTAGGAAAGGAGATGCTATTTCTGGAAGGGATGGTGAAGTATGGGGTGGAGGCTGGACAACTAAACcctgggaggagacaggggctgaGGCTGGCTGTCTGGGTTCAGCTTCATCTTTGTTTCATTCATATCCCTGGAAATGGCTTCCGGGTGCCTGGACGCTCCCTACTACCTCTGGAGCCCAGGCCATAGCAAAAATCCTTACGAGCCCGTTTCTAGCCGGGAGGAATCCTGAGGCCTCTCTATCCCCACCTTATTCCAAGGTGGGGGGAGAATGTGTATGCTGGATTGAAAAGTCTAAGATAGGAGTCACAAACTCAATTGCTTAAGGATCCAAGCAAGTGATGTCGATGGGCCAAAGGGCTGGTGGGGCCTCAGGGGAGGTGGAGCAAATTTGCCCAAATCTGAAAGGGACGGTCTGTATTCTGACTGCTGTTAAGAGGGAAACGTACCCAGTGTGGCCagagttttttaattttttcaggagaAACGGGAAATCTGATTTATGAATTTTtagtcattaaaaatgtttaatttcaaataaaataaaacacagccgACCTACTATGAGATCTAAACATTTGGGTCTAGCCTCTGTtgtgggaaggaaggaataagAAACAGGAAGCCGGGCAAGTTGGGAGAGCATCAAGATGGGCTGTGCTAAGGTCTGGGGGACTTACCAAATGGAGGATGGAAATAGAGACTGGGACTTGGGTAGCAATGAAGTCACAAAGCAAACCAGCCTCCATGAATTCAAGGCAGACAGGGCACTTCGGCAGCTTGGCTTCCACTGGCATGTTagcctcccccacccagctcGCTGGGCTAAGTGTGGGTGTCTCAGGAACTGCCAGGACTGCAGAACAACACGAGCTCGTTTTTCTTGGGAGGAGTCCTCTTTCTCCACCCTTCCCACCTGACGCGGGTCTGGGTTTTTTACTTCTCTATCTTACACATGCCCTTCTCTTCACCGTGTCCGTCTGTCGGGCATCTGTCTTGCTGGAACAGACTGGGTTAAGGAGGCCCTATGGTGGAGAATAGGCTATTTGCTTGTGAACTGGCCTGTGGAAGAAGGCAGAGCTGGTTGAGAGATTTTGGGAAAAGGGATTTGCTGTCACATGATCAtttgtctcctttctcccctttgcTTTCCAGGAAGAAACCACCATTGGTAATTATGCAGCAGGACCTGAGGTAAACGCCCATTTTCCCACACTCCAGCCATGAGTTTGTCCCCATCTATTCATCTTCATGAACAGATGGGGACATTTTTCCTGACACCCCGCTTCTTTGCCTAGGCCGTTAGCCCTCAGTTCCTGAACATCGAAAAGTTTCGATCTGTAAGTACCACCTCTAGTGCTGCCCCCACAAATGTCCACATCAGAAAGGGGATCAACACCTTGGTAGTGAGCTTGCCCCTTCCTCTTTTCGGGAGGGCTAGGGGCTAAGCTTTGTCCTCCCCTGGAACAACACTCTTTGGGTCTCTCTTTCCCCACAGGCTTTTAAGACGGAAGAATTCCTGAACTGGCATGCCCTCTTTGAGGTAAGTGCCTGTGTACTCCTTATTCTCCTAGATTGTTTGCAGTCCATCCAGGGTAGTGGCAACACGTGCTAGTCCTAGCCCTCTGGGTTCTTTCCTGAGTTCCAGGAGGAAGTAGCTGCCATGCTTGGATGCTGTCTAGCAAAGAAAGTTTCCCCAGGAGGCTGTCATGGCTATACCTTATATTTCTAACATGGCAGTAGGAGAAACAAGGCCACAAAGACAATTCCAGAAAAGGAAGCACTGAATCAGTGAAAGAGTTTATTTGAATGCCCTCATCCTCAATGAAGAAACTAAGGTCCTAGGTTAGGTGGCCTACCCAAACTTCATAGTCACATCAGTGACTATGCTGGAACTAGAGCTTGCATCACACGGCTCTGCACGTACTTGCTGTGTGCCCTCATGCAAATGTCTTcagttccctgagcctcagtttcctcacttgtgaTGTGAGGACGATGACAGTACCTACCTTCAAAAGGTTGCTGTGAAGACCAAATGATATCATGGCTGTACTGCATTTAGGACAAGGCAGATACAGAGCAAGGGCACAGAAAATATTAGTTTTTACTAATTATAAAACAACAATCCCATCACCACTACGGAGAGTGGGTGCTTACTGATCCATGCTCACCTGACCTGTGAcatgtctctcattctctttttctattttagatgATCAAAAAGAAGCTTCCTTTCCTCAACTGGGATGCCTTTCCTAAGGTAAGAGGAAGTGAGCATTAGGAGGATaaggaggttgggggtggggatagtAGAGGATCTGGGAGAGAGAGTGGGACGGTGAAAGGAGAATAAAACTCTTCACCAAAGTTAAGGGAAATCTCAGCTACAATAGAGAATGGGAACTTAGACTGGGAAAGAGACTCCTTTCCATCAGTGGCTTCATTATGGAGGACTCCAGCTTCCTGCACCGGAGGGTCCCTAATCTGATCATACCCTTTCTCCCTCTAGCTGAAGGGATTGAGGAGTGCCACTCCTGATGCCCAGTGACCGTTCCCTTCAAGACCCAGCACTACTGATACCTGCTGGAAGAGGGGGCTAATGTGGGATCTGGTCACCATCCTGCAATCATTCTTTCTTGGCTCAATAACTCCAATAAAATGTTTCCCAACTAAATAGCACCTGTATCTGTGGCTCTGTCCTTATCCTCTAGAAAGGAATTAAGATGGAGTGGGCTCCAAGGCTGGTAGGAAAAAATCTTGAATTCTGAGTAGTAAATAGTAAGAtagggggaagtggggaggacaTATCAAGATGGGAAGAGACCACCTATATCTTAGTTCCTTAGTATTGGCTGACATCCTTGAGGAGCATGAAGCTGTGAGTTGCATGATAAGATGCCTAAGGAATCAAACCTGCTTCAAAACTACTGACACCTCCCCCCTCCTGCTTTTTGAGAACCTAACTCCTTTGGTGGTGGCAATTTGGTATAACAAAGCTATCTGAATCCAAGGCTGAGGACCCAGCTTAAATCATTAGTTCACCTGAAATCCTTTTGGTTTTCTCTAAATTGGGTAggttataaataagaaaactagTGGTGTGACCCTAGGCCTTTGTAAGCAACCATTTATTTATCTGTGGAAATAAATGAGAATTATAACAACGATCTTGTGGTGTTTTTATGAAGGTCAAATGAGATAAGGTATGTGAAGCCTCTTGCACAAGGCCAGGTATGTAGTAGGTACTCCACAATAGCCTGCTCTCTTCACTCCCCCGAAGAGTTGCCACAGTGACCTTACTCactactcactcactcactcactcactcacgcaTTCaattgtccatccatccatccaccaaccatccatccatccatccatccatccatccatccatccatccattcatcatccattGCAAAGGTCTTGAAACATGAAATGGATTCAGAGCCAGTTCCTGCAGATGTATTCTGCATGGAATCTCTGTGTACTCTGTGTGTCTACTCTGTGTCTTAAAATGTTGGGGTTATTCTTGGTTTCTCTTGAAAACTGGGAAAAATCAGAGGACAATGAACCTGTGATTGGCTTAAGTATAAGTAATAGCTGCCCTCCTTGCACAGAACATGGTTTCCAGGTAAGTAAATTTCCACCTGGCAGGTTTCATTTATCTACTTTGCCTCTTGGCCTCTATAAGCAACTGAGTGTGCAAACTGTAAAGTGGACTGCAAACAGAGGGGAATTAAATTTGTGCAGAGGCAGGAAAAACTTTCTCTTACTCTCTTAAATTCTGTGCTTGGCTTAAGAATTAAActgacataagacagattaacaggagaaaggcCTACAAacttacttaatatattttttacggGTACATTGGGATcttcagaaggaaaataaaatctccaAGGAGATGTGAGGCTCAAAAGCTTACATACCTACTTATACAAAGAACAATAAATTATGGGGATGTGACAACACAAAGCGGCTTGGACTAGGAACATTAAACTGCGGGATGGTGAGTAAGAAATGTATGAGGGAAACGAATGAAAGATCAGGGTGATTTGAGAAGGTTTGTTTATACAGACTGGAGTCGACTCCCAGACTCTGGTGATAAATAttgcttttctcttcctggtACAGGGAAGGTACTTTTCTCGAGGAAAAGGTTATGACCTGCTTTTAGGCAGAAAGGGGAAGAACAGAGAACACTTCCTGCACCCTCCGTGTCTCAATGCCGTCAGCCCCAAATCAGCAATGTGCCAAAGTGGCTACCTGAGGGTGGCCTATTCTGAACCCTTTCACTTGGTTCCAGCTTTCAAATGGCTTACAGATTAGATGACAAAGACACATAAATGTTGCTCATACCCTTCCTTTTGGTTAACTaacaataatacacacacacacacacacacacacacacacacacacacacacacacgagaaacTTATAAATAGATGCTGGTCAAATGCtacaatcaattaaaatatttaatacaggcaatagagtggtgaagTCCTAGGGGGTAGGTGGGGGATgcgagtgggggatggggggaatgggagatatctgtaatactatcaaccataaaaatatattaaaaaatttaaaaaatatttagcaaagaTTGAATGCTCATAAATTGGGTGATAGAAAATGGAGTAGAGGAAAAATGAGGGCAGGTCCTTAAGACACATTTACTCAATGTCTAGGTTTTAGGGAAGGACAAGGGTCATCATACAGAAGTCAAGACTATCTCTGAGGTGAAGCAGCCCTCCAAGTGTAGTCCTGGGATCAGCAGCAGCATCGAATGGAAACTTACAAGACACTGAATCAGAAATGGCGGGGCCCAACAATCTGTGTTTCAACACGCtctctaggtgattctgatgcattaGAGCCTGAGAACCCTGAGAAAAGGAAAGCCAGAGAATGACTAATGGAAAATTCAGGATGGTGGTTACCCTGCTGGGGCAAATGGAGGAGGAAGTGGGTGATAAGGCTTCTACTattagtggttttattttttccttaaatatattgTAGGAGAGGAAAGagtatctttttctttctacccTTCTAGGTTTTTGGCTGGTTCTCTGCAACAAAGgacagattaacaagaaaaaagcatacaaacttatctatatatataaaagctcagcgaccagaacaatggaacaaccagaacgactggaaagaccggtagctatgacacgcactgtgaTGGCCAACCGGCCCGATCTGGGCCCCCCAAAtctcctgtgccccctccccctggctggcctggcccccaataGGCACCTCCAACCTCaatcaagggtggggctggccagccaacctcccacagcccctccccgcagccggcccggccccaatcagccccaattggggtggactggccagaccccacccgggcacaaattcatacaccaggcctctagtttaatataaattttatggaACATGGGAGCCTTATAAGGAAGTGAAGACCTAAAGAAGAGGTTGAACCTGTATCTTCTGTGCTGGATTTGATGAAGAGTGGGAAGTCATGCAAAAATGTGATAGGACCAAAGGGGTATGAGCTCAGTGTGGTAAATGGTGAGAAACTTAGCAAGACCTGTTCTTT is a window from the Eptesicus fuscus isolate TK198812 chromosome 21, DD_ASM_mEF_20220401, whole genome shotgun sequence genome containing:
- the KRTDAP gene encoding keratinocyte differentiation-associated protein translates to MRIPVLPAVVLLSLLALHSAQGATLGRSEEETTIGNYAAGPEAVSPQFLNIEKFRSAFKTEEFLNWHALFEMIKKKLPFLNWDAFPKLKGLRSATPDAQ